One Parageobacillus sp. KH3-4 genomic region harbors:
- a CDS encoding TRAP transporter substrate-binding protein, whose translation MKKLLMLLLICMLPMVGCSNDSSSEEKSEGKTTNSKIIKLAVATSKDRSLTKGLYKFAEIVEKETGGSIKVEVYPDGQLGGDLQVFEGLKMGTIQGSTMSTGPISSFAPRFAVLDLPFLFKDAETAYKVLDGEIGKELLEDLPKVGVIGLNYWENGFRHLTNNVREVKSVDDIKGLKIRTLETKLHIDLWKELGANPVPMAYTELFTALEQHVVDGQENPVGNVATGKFYEVQKYLTKTGHVYNASVFLISKKFWDTLSDKEREIIRKAAEEVKDYQRKLNQKEDKEAFDYLKQQGMVITELTPEEKQKFIEKVQPIYKKYTPQFGEDLVNRLLEAGK comes from the coding sequence ATGAAAAAGCTTCTTATGTTATTACTTATTTGTATGTTGCCAATGGTTGGTTGCTCGAATGATTCTAGTTCAGAAGAAAAAAGTGAGGGGAAAACAACAAACTCGAAAATAATAAAATTGGCAGTTGCTACATCCAAGGATCGTTCTCTTACAAAGGGATTGTATAAATTTGCAGAAATTGTAGAGAAAGAAACGGGTGGCTCAATTAAAGTAGAAGTGTATCCAGATGGACAGCTTGGAGGAGATTTGCAGGTTTTTGAAGGGTTAAAGATGGGCACTATTCAAGGAAGCACTATGTCGACAGGACCAATTTCATCGTTTGCTCCACGCTTTGCGGTACTGGATTTGCCATTTTTGTTTAAGGATGCAGAAACCGCTTACAAAGTTTTGGACGGGGAAATTGGAAAAGAATTGCTTGAGGATTTACCAAAAGTTGGAGTTATTGGCCTGAATTATTGGGAGAATGGCTTCCGCCACTTGACAAATAATGTACGAGAAGTAAAAAGTGTGGATGATATCAAAGGATTAAAAATTAGAACACTAGAAACTAAACTTCATATTGACTTATGGAAAGAACTGGGTGCCAATCCTGTACCGATGGCATATACAGAATTATTTACAGCATTAGAGCAACATGTTGTAGATGGACAGGAAAATCCAGTTGGAAACGTCGCGACAGGAAAGTTTTATGAAGTACAGAAATATTTAACAAAAACAGGTCATGTATACAATGCAAGTGTATTTTTGATTAGCAAAAAGTTTTGGGATACGCTTTCTGATAAAGAACGAGAAATTATCAGAAAAGCTGCAGAGGAAGTAAAAGATTATCAGCGAAAACTAAACCAAAAAGAAGATAAAGAAGCGTTTGACTATTTAAAACAACAAGGAATGGTAATCACTGAATTAACGCCAGAAGAAAAACAAAAATTTATTGAAAAAGTGCAACCAATTTACAAAAAATATACTCCACAGTTTGGAGAAGACCTTGTTAATCGTTTATTAGAAGCAGGAAAGTAA
- a CDS encoding alcohol dehydrogenase catalytic domain-containing protein codes for MIELYVTKPNELELRHVAPLRAPRDDEVKIQLIYGGICGSDLSVFKGKLPHATYPVRPGHELLGVIVEKGENVAYDIGTRVVVLPNTYCGTCDLCVKGYTNICRNKKSLGVNVDGGFSQQFLISSKYVLPVPDGLPNERAVLIEPFAVVVHAFKKVKITKDTTVAVIGCGNEGMLAIALAHHLGAKVTAIDINTKKFDLVKKIGDIRTRSPLELQHEKFDIVFEAAGTKSAVEQAIRITNPGGDVVLIGLATEAIFPVVHIVRSELTIHGTIIYQFPDDYLQAIEYLRDPSFSIDPVVSKILPVADYQQAYKLAASGNVGKVILSFKEV; via the coding sequence ATGATTGAACTATATGTGACGAAGCCAAATGAACTTGAATTGCGCCATGTAGCTCCTCTACGCGCTCCTAGGGATGATGAGGTGAAAATTCAGCTTATTTATGGAGGAATTTGCGGTTCTGATTTAAGCGTTTTCAAGGGAAAGCTTCCGCATGCAACATATCCTGTACGGCCCGGGCACGAACTGCTAGGAGTTATAGTCGAAAAAGGAGAAAACGTGGCGTATGACATAGGAACGCGCGTCGTTGTCCTTCCTAACACGTATTGCGGAACGTGTGACTTATGCGTAAAAGGCTATACGAATATATGCCGAAACAAAAAATCGTTAGGTGTTAATGTCGACGGAGGTTTTTCACAACAGTTTCTCATTTCTTCGAAGTATGTGTTGCCTGTCCCTGATGGCTTGCCAAATGAAAGAGCGGTATTAATTGAACCGTTCGCGGTCGTTGTACACGCATTTAAGAAAGTAAAAATTACGAAAGATACAACAGTCGCAGTTATCGGTTGTGGCAATGAAGGAATGTTGGCGATAGCATTAGCGCACCATTTGGGAGCAAAGGTTACAGCGATTGATATTAACACAAAAAAATTTGATTTAGTAAAAAAAATCGGGGATATCAGAACCAGATCCCCTTTAGAACTGCAGCACGAAAAGTTTGATATCGTATTTGAAGCGGCGGGAACAAAAAGCGCGGTGGAACAAGCGATTCGAATAACGAATCCTGGCGGTGATGTCGTTTTAATAGGATTAGCGACAGAAGCCATTTTCCCAGTAGTTCATATTGTACGCAGTGAATTGACGATCCATGGAACGATTATTTATCAGTTCCCAGATGATTATTTACAAGCTATCGAATATTTGCGAGATCCTTCCTTTTCTATTGATCCCGTTGTTTCAAAAATTTTGCCAGTCGCTGATTATCAACAAGCTTACAAACTAGCGGCTTCTGGAAATGTCGGCAAGGTCATTTTAAGTTTCAAGGAGGTATAA
- a CDS encoding CoA transferase, which yields MGRLPLEGVKVLDVSTMIAAPFGAVLLGDFGADVIKIEMPGKGDTLRHVGPFLNNEPLRWPGLARNKKSLTLDLRKEEGMEIFKKLVSKVDVVIENFRPGTLEKWGGGYDELKKINPNLVMIRVSGYGQTGPFREKAGFGTPATAFSGFTYLQGFPDRPPVSPPFSLTDYITGIYVAFAAVTALYYRDVNPNGEGQMVDIALYESVFRMLEFLIAEYDKLGKIRERSPGLTGHSSPAGTFMTKDGHWVVLVTSTDSTFERLAKAMNREDLLTNEKFCTNERRLQHNDEINQIVADWIRTMPREELLQLLDKHGVPVSPILNIKDIFEHPHYKARENIIEVKHPRLGKIKVPGIIPKFEKTPGTVRYIAPDLGEHNQEILQEMLGLSPEEIQDLQEKNVI from the coding sequence ATGGGCAGACTACCGCTCGAAGGGGTTAAAGTATTGGACGTATCGACAATGATCGCTGCGCCGTTTGGTGCTGTATTACTTGGGGATTTTGGCGCTGATGTCATTAAAATCGAGATGCCGGGGAAAGGAGATACATTGCGTCATGTAGGTCCTTTTCTTAATAACGAACCGTTACGCTGGCCCGGATTAGCACGAAACAAAAAATCGCTTACTCTCGATTTGCGCAAAGAAGAAGGAATGGAAATTTTTAAGAAGCTAGTAAGCAAAGTTGATGTTGTTATTGAAAATTTCCGACCAGGTACGTTAGAAAAATGGGGAGGAGGATACGATGAATTAAAGAAAATCAATCCGAATCTAGTAATGATTCGTGTATCAGGTTATGGGCAGACAGGTCCATTCCGCGAAAAAGCTGGATTTGGGACACCTGCTACTGCTTTCAGCGGATTTACGTATCTTCAAGGATTTCCAGATCGACCGCCTGTCAGCCCTCCTTTCTCGCTAACCGATTATATTACCGGTATTTATGTTGCGTTTGCGGCAGTGACCGCCCTCTATTATCGGGATGTAAATCCAAATGGCGAGGGGCAAATGGTTGATATTGCATTATATGAATCAGTATTTAGAATGTTGGAGTTTTTGATTGCTGAATATGATAAGCTGGGCAAGATCAGGGAACGTTCCCCGGGGTTGACAGGCCATTCTAGTCCAGCTGGAACATTTATGACAAAAGATGGTCACTGGGTAGTATTAGTTACAAGCACAGATTCTACATTTGAGCGGCTTGCAAAAGCAATGAACAGGGAGGATCTTTTAACAAACGAAAAGTTTTGTACAAATGAACGGAGATTGCAGCATAATGACGAAATAAACCAAATTGTCGCTGACTGGATTCGGACAATGCCACGAGAAGAACTTTTACAACTGCTAGATAAACATGGTGTCCCTGTCAGTCCAATCTTAAATATTAAAGATATTTTTGAGCATCCACATTACAAAGCACGTGAGAATATCATTGAAGTGAAGCATCCTCGTCTTGGAAAAATCAAAGTTCCGGGAATTATTCCAAAGTTTGAAAAGACACCAGGAACTGTTAGATATATTGCTCCTGATTTAGGAGAGCATAATCAGGAAATTCTCCAAGAGATGTTAGGGTTGTCACCAGAGGAAATACAGGATCTTCAAGAGAAAAACGTCATATAG
- a CDS encoding cupin domain-containing protein, whose amino-acid sequence MKIKVLDPFKDGKELWLGLDKPELNQIRKVFQLITPETVGAKHIMAGLTIFAPGEASSLHNHPGSEELDVVIKGSGEVVDANGNRRSFKEGDYMFIPDGEYHQHINTGNEPLWLLWCYSPQGNLPKD is encoded by the coding sequence GTGAAGATTAAAGTTCTTGATCCGTTCAAAGATGGAAAAGAGCTATGGTTAGGTCTAGATAAGCCTGAACTAAACCAAATTCGCAAAGTATTTCAGCTAATTACTCCTGAAACGGTAGGAGCAAAACATATTATGGCTGGGCTTACCATTTTTGCACCTGGGGAAGCAAGCTCTCTTCATAATCATCCGGGATCAGAAGAATTGGATGTTGTTATTAAAGGATCAGGGGAAGTTGTTGATGCAAACGGAAACCGACGGTCATTTAAAGAAGGGGATTATATGTTTATCCCGGATGGGGAATATCATCAGCATATAAACACGGGAAATGAACCGCTATGGTTATTATGGTGCTATAGTCCACAAGGTAATTTGCCTAAGGACTAA
- a CDS encoding TRAP transporter large permease subunit — MAFAVFVGSLIGAMALGMPIAFALLLSGVALMFYLNIFDTQIIAQNLINGADSFSMLAIPFFILAGELMNAGGISNRIINFAMSLIGHIRGGLGYVAIIASILFAGLSGSAVADTAALGAILIPMMVKAGYDRKRSTGLIAAGGIIAPIIPPSIPMILFGVASGVSITKLFMAGIVPGLLIGLCLVICWWFMVRKDQVEVFPRKSVKEILSATRQAIWALLLPAIIVGGLRGGIFTPTEAAVVAVFYALFVGMFIYRELKIQDLFKVLVASAKTTSVVMFLVAAAMVSAWLITVANIPAIVTEMIEPFIENKLLLLLVINAIVLIVGTAMDLTPTVLILTPVLMPVIEKAGIDPVYFGVLFILNNCIGLLTPPVGSVLNVACGVGKIGMEDIMKGVWPFLLAEVLVLILLILFPSIVIVPLQWFTGM; from the coding sequence GTGGCATTTGCTGTTTTTGTTGGTTCGTTGATTGGTGCTATGGCACTAGGAATGCCCATTGCTTTTGCACTTTTATTAAGCGGTGTTGCCCTGATGTTTTATCTTAACATTTTTGATACTCAGATTATCGCACAAAATCTCATTAATGGGGCTGATAGTTTTTCCATGCTGGCGATCCCTTTCTTCATTCTTGCGGGAGAATTGATGAATGCAGGTGGAATTTCCAATAGAATTATTAACTTTGCCATGTCTCTCATTGGTCATATCCGTGGAGGATTGGGGTACGTAGCTATTATTGCCAGCATTCTTTTTGCAGGTTTATCTGGTTCAGCAGTAGCGGATACAGCGGCTCTCGGTGCGATTCTTATTCCGATGATGGTGAAGGCAGGTTATGACAGAAAACGGTCTACTGGTCTTATTGCGGCTGGCGGTATTATTGCACCGATCATTCCACCTAGTATACCGATGATTCTCTTTGGGGTAGCCAGTGGTGTATCGATTACTAAATTATTTATGGCAGGAATTGTCCCAGGACTTCTCATCGGCTTATGTTTGGTGATATGTTGGTGGTTTATGGTAAGAAAAGATCAGGTAGAAGTTTTTCCACGTAAATCTGTGAAAGAAATATTATCGGCTACTCGTCAAGCCATCTGGGCGCTTCTATTGCCTGCTATTATCGTTGGAGGGCTTCGTGGGGGAATCTTTACTCCTACAGAGGCAGCTGTCGTGGCCGTGTTTTATGCGCTATTTGTCGGTATGTTCATTTATCGTGAATTGAAAATACAAGATTTGTTTAAAGTGCTAGTAGCTTCAGCAAAAACAACAAGTGTGGTAATGTTTCTTGTTGCAGCAGCAATGGTATCGGCATGGTTGATAACGGTCGCGAATATTCCTGCAATCGTAACGGAAATGATTGAACCGTTCATAGAGAATAAACTCCTGCTTTTACTCGTGATTAATGCAATAGTTTTGATAGTTGGCACAGCTATGGATTTGACGCCTACTGTTCTAATTCTTACTCCTGTTTTAATGCCTGTTATTGAAAAAGCTGGAATTGATCCGGTGTACTTTGGTGTACTTTTTATACTCAATAATTGCATCGGATTGCTTACTCCTCCAGTTGGTAGTGTGTTGAATGTAGCCTGTGGGGTGGGGAAAATAGGAATGGAAGATATTATGAAAGGAGTATGGCCTTTCTTGCTAGCGGAAGTACTTGTTCTCATATTGCTCATTTTGTTCCCATCGATTGTTATAGTTCCTCTTCAATGGTTTACAGGCATGTAA
- a CDS encoding thiamine pyrophosphate-binding protein has protein sequence MKELVSHQLVKYLENRGVEHIFGLCGHTNIAVLAALEKSKIKFVNVRHEQIAAHMADGYARAKKTTSVVLCHVGPGLTNAATGVANAALDSIPMVVIAGDVPSHYYGKHPHQEINLHADASQYEIYRPFVKRAWRVDKAELFPEILEKAFQLAESGRPGPVLVSVPMDVFSKEIDISLFEKQYRHTKALHKPSIDEETAKQIVEKLLNAERPLLYVGGGIMLADASKELKEFVEHLSIPVAYTLMGKGAISDDHPLTLGMSGFWGTKFVNDTCRNADVILALGTRFSEADCSSWESEYTFNIPATKLIHIDIDPNEIGRNYPTEIGVVADLKQALTVLNRVAKEMVPQGRQNYELKQQIAQYKQEFRKSNEEHIRNDSYPMRPERILQEVREVVPRDAYITTDVGWNKNGVGQQFPVYEAGTILTPGGYATMGFGAPAALGVKIARPDKVVVSLVGDGGFGQNPAVLATAAEENIAVVWVIMNNYAFGTIAGLEKAHFGTTHGTVFQKDGKPYSPDYAGIAKAYGIEGIKIQSAEEFKPALKHAIEANKPFVIDVEMVNVPTPTSGHWNIMDIYSPGKKVHHVSVDI, from the coding sequence ATGAAAGAACTTGTTTCCCATCAATTAGTCAAATATTTAGAAAATCGAGGTGTAGAACATATTTTTGGTCTTTGTGGCCATACGAACATCGCTGTATTAGCTGCTTTAGAGAAAAGCAAGATTAAGTTTGTAAACGTAAGACATGAACAAATTGCCGCTCATATGGCGGATGGATATGCGAGGGCGAAAAAGACAACATCAGTAGTGTTGTGCCATGTTGGTCCGGGATTAACAAATGCAGCGACTGGAGTTGCCAATGCGGCGCTTGATTCCATACCAATGGTTGTGATTGCCGGAGATGTACCAAGTCACTATTATGGGAAGCATCCGCACCAAGAAATCAATCTACATGCAGATGCGTCTCAATATGAGATTTATCGCCCGTTTGTGAAACGTGCTTGGAGAGTAGATAAGGCGGAATTATTTCCAGAAATTCTCGAAAAAGCGTTTCAATTGGCGGAAAGCGGCAGACCGGGACCGGTTTTAGTATCAGTGCCAATGGATGTTTTTTCAAAAGAAATTGATATTTCGCTATTTGAAAAACAATATCGCCATACAAAAGCGCTGCATAAACCTTCGATCGATGAAGAAACAGCAAAACAAATTGTAGAAAAATTGTTGAATGCAGAACGTCCACTGCTTTACGTCGGCGGCGGTATCATGCTGGCTGATGCTTCGAAAGAATTGAAAGAGTTTGTTGAACATCTGAGCATTCCGGTAGCTTACACGCTAATGGGGAAAGGAGCCATTTCTGATGATCATCCGTTAACGCTTGGAATGTCGGGCTTTTGGGGCACGAAATTCGTTAACGATACTTGCCGCAATGCCGATGTGATTTTAGCGTTGGGGACAAGATTCTCGGAAGCAGATTGTAGTTCTTGGGAGTCTGAGTATACATTTAATATTCCGGCGACAAAGTTAATTCATATTGATATTGATCCAAACGAAATCGGCAGAAATTATCCGACGGAAATCGGGGTAGTGGCTGACCTGAAGCAAGCTCTCACTGTTTTAAATCGCGTTGCCAAAGAAATGGTTCCACAAGGTAGACAAAATTATGAACTGAAACAACAGATTGCTCAGTATAAACAAGAATTTAGAAAAAGCAACGAAGAACATATTCGCAACGATAGTTATCCGATGCGGCCAGAACGCATCCTGCAAGAAGTGCGCGAGGTTGTACCGAGAGATGCCTATATCACGACAGACGTTGGCTGGAATAAAAATGGAGTCGGGCAGCAGTTTCCAGTATATGAAGCGGGGACGATTCTAACACCTGGCGGATATGCGACGATGGGGTTTGGTGCCCCTGCCGCGTTAGGTGTAAAAATTGCTCGTCCGGATAAAGTGGTCGTTTCGTTAGTTGGTGATGGAGGTTTTGGTCAAAATCCAGCCGTTCTTGCTACCGCTGCCGAAGAAAATATTGCTGTTGTATGGGTGATCATGAACAACTATGCATTTGGAACAATTGCAGGTCTGGAAAAAGCGCATTTTGGCACAACGCACGGAACCGTATTTCAGAAGGATGGAAAGCCATATTCACCGGATTATGCAGGCATTGCCAAAGCATATGGCATTGAAGGGATTAAAATTCAATCAGCGGAGGAATTTAAGCCAGCTTTAAAACACGCGATTGAGGCCAATAAACCGTTTGTCATTGATGTCGAAATGGTGAATGTCCCAACACCAACGTCCGGTCATTGGAACATTATGGATATTTACTCTCCTGGCAAGAAAGTGCATCATGTATCGGTTGATATCTGA
- a CDS encoding citryl-CoA lyase: MKQRSALDMYSDGAAWWETAISDIKKNEIIIRGYPIEELIGNVSYTQMLYLLLCGEVLSEKKAKLWESVLVAGADHGPRAPSIAAARMAATCGISFNSCVATGINVLGDVHGGAVEKAMHLFYSTGSLLDAHPEKGLSSIVAEQFERFKNRGEKLPGFGHQLHDDDPRVRRLYELAQSLIDEGEIEGKYLKIAEEYRLHLEQSKKKKITMNIDGVAAAIQCELSIPAEAAKGIFALSRGMGIVAHAFEELQNGALIKGPCPNRDDLVRYSGPAKRHFKK, from the coding sequence ATGAAACAAAGAAGCGCATTGGATATGTATTCTGATGGGGCAGCATGGTGGGAGACAGCCATCAGTGATATTAAAAAAAACGAAATCATTATTAGAGGGTATCCAATTGAAGAACTGATCGGGAATGTATCATATACTCAAATGTTGTATCTGTTGTTATGTGGAGAGGTTCTGAGCGAAAAAAAAGCGAAGCTATGGGAAAGCGTTCTTGTCGCCGGAGCCGATCATGGTCCGCGCGCTCCTTCGATTGCGGCGGCGCGAATGGCAGCTACTTGCGGGATATCTTTTAATTCGTGCGTCGCAACAGGAATTAACGTGCTTGGCGATGTGCACGGGGGTGCGGTGGAAAAGGCGATGCATTTGTTTTACTCGACTGGCTCGCTCCTTGATGCACATCCAGAAAAAGGTCTTTCTTCCATTGTTGCCGAACAGTTTGAACGTTTTAAAAACAGAGGAGAAAAACTGCCGGGGTTTGGTCATCAATTGCATGATGATGATCCTCGGGTTCGTCGGCTTTATGAGTTAGCCCAATCCTTAATCGATGAAGGAGAAATAGAAGGAAAATATTTAAAAATTGCTGAGGAATATCGTCTGCATCTAGAACAATCGAAAAAGAAAAAAATTACCATGAATATTGATGGTGTTGCCGCTGCGATTCAATGTGAGTTATCGATTCCTGCGGAGGCAGCGAAAGGAATTTTTGCACTTTCACGAGGAATGGGAATTGTTGCTCATGCCTTCGAAGAGTTACAAAATGGTGCATTGATTAAAGGACCATGCCCGAATCGCGATGATTTAGTTCGCTATTCAGGACCAGCAAAACGTCATTTTAAAAAGTAG
- a CDS encoding TRAP transporter small permease, with translation MQKIILMIDKLLNVLMALCLAFMSILVFGNVVLRYVFHSGITWSEEMSRFLFIWMVFLGAIGALKDNDHLGVDVLLKKLPSGVKRVTFILSNAIVLYVLWLVLDGSWKVTMTNMHSTAPATGLPLACVYGIGVVMSIGMGLIILFNIYRVLFQIDAVEELTRMKESEDEIMEEVHEKIMESHHVHRQDVAGGER, from the coding sequence ATGCAAAAAATCATTCTTATGATTGATAAGCTGTTGAATGTATTAATGGCGTTATGTTTAGCCTTCATGTCAATTCTTGTATTTGGTAATGTGGTATTACGTTATGTTTTTCATTCTGGAATTACGTGGTCGGAAGAAATGTCGCGTTTCCTATTTATTTGGATGGTATTTTTAGGAGCTATTGGTGCTTTGAAGGATAATGATCATTTAGGAGTAGACGTGCTGCTTAAGAAACTGCCGTCGGGTGTTAAACGAGTCACCTTTATTTTAAGCAATGCAATCGTTCTTTATGTATTATGGTTAGTTCTTGATGGTAGCTGGAAAGTAACTATGACTAATATGCACAGTACAGCACCTGCAACGGGTTTGCCACTGGCTTGTGTTTATGGAATTGGTGTTGTTATGAGTATAGGGATGGGGCTCATTATATTGTTTAATATTTATCGCGTCTTGTTTCAAATTGATGCCGTAGAAGAACTTACTCGAATGAAAGAATCGGAAGATGAAATTATGGAAGAGGTTCATGAGAAAATCATGGAATCGCATCATGTTCACAGGCAAGATGTTGCTGGAGGTGAAAGATAA
- a CDS encoding aldehyde dehydrogenase family protein, with translation MKKAQPYINGKWIDSNRQTVPVKSPYSGEVIGEQLLATAEDVESALASAYEAKKEIARIPAYERSKILKKAAMLLEHKKETFAKAISLELGKPLKNTLDEVSRAVETLEQSAEEAKRLIGETIPGNASQRGTKALAMTFRVPVGVVAAITPFNAPLNLICHKIGPAFAAGNSIILKPAPQTPLIAAELLNLLLEAGFPERGMNMVLGGAEVGQQIVKDDRVNVISFTGGVVASRSICKLAGMKKVLLELGGNAATIVHEDADLKRAASLCAKTGYSNSGQSCISVQRIYVHESVVEPFTKLLKEEVEKLKVGDPLLPDTDVGCLVDEKAAERVMNWIQEAVDSGATLVCGGKQYGATVEPTILLNPPKRSKVVCEEVFGPVVSILPYRTIEEAIAETNDSSFGLQAGLFTNRMDIAYQVAHALEVGGVVINGTSNFRLDHWPYGGVKNSGIGREGPRYAIEEMTELKMIVFQIPE, from the coding sequence GTGAAAAAAGCGCAACCATATATTAACGGGAAATGGATCGATTCCAATCGACAAACGGTTCCTGTGAAAAGTCCATATTCTGGAGAAGTAATTGGAGAGCAGTTGCTTGCCACGGCGGAAGATGTGGAAAGCGCTTTAGCGTCCGCCTATGAGGCAAAAAAAGAGATTGCTCGCATTCCAGCGTACGAGCGCTCCAAAATTTTAAAAAAAGCGGCGATGTTGTTAGAACATAAAAAGGAAACATTTGCAAAGGCCATATCCCTTGAACTTGGAAAGCCATTGAAGAATACATTGGATGAAGTGTCGCGTGCAGTTGAAACATTAGAACAATCGGCTGAAGAAGCAAAACGCTTGATCGGCGAAACGATACCGGGAAATGCTTCGCAGAGGGGAACGAAAGCGCTTGCGATGACGTTTCGCGTTCCGGTTGGTGTGGTTGCTGCGATTACCCCGTTTAATGCGCCGTTAAATCTCATCTGCCATAAAATTGGTCCAGCGTTTGCCGCGGGCAATAGTATCATTTTGAAACCTGCTCCGCAGACTCCGCTGATTGCAGCAGAATTGCTGAACTTATTGCTGGAAGCGGGATTTCCTGAGCGCGGCATGAACATGGTGCTCGGCGGAGCAGAAGTTGGTCAGCAGATTGTCAAGGATGACCGCGTCAACGTAATTTCATTTACCGGTGGAGTCGTCGCAAGTAGAAGTATATGCAAGCTTGCTGGAATGAAAAAAGTGCTTCTTGAGTTGGGAGGAAATGCAGCGACCATTGTTCATGAAGATGCTGACTTAAAGCGTGCTGCATCGCTTTGCGCAAAAACAGGATATAGCAACTCCGGGCAAAGTTGTATTTCGGTTCAACGCATTTATGTTCACGAGTCTGTTGTCGAACCGTTTACTAAATTGTTAAAAGAAGAAGTAGAGAAGCTGAAAGTCGGTGATCCGTTATTGCCGGACACAGATGTTGGTTGTTTAGTGGACGAAAAAGCAGCGGAGCGCGTTATGAACTGGATTCAGGAAGCTGTTGATTCAGGGGCAACGCTTGTATGCGGAGGAAAGCAGTATGGCGCGACTGTAGAGCCTACCATTCTTCTCAATCCTCCGAAACGCAGCAAAGTTGTTTGCGAAGAAGTATTCGGTCCTGTTGTCAGCATCCTTCCTTATCGTACGATTGAAGAAGCCATTGCAGAGACGAACGATTCATCTTTTGGCCTGCAAGCCGGGCTGTTTACGAATCGCATGGATATCGCTTATCAAGTCGCACATGCGTTAGAAGTGGGCGGAGTTGTCATTAACGGAACATCGAATTTTCGGCTTGATCATTGGCCATATGGCGGAGTAAAAAACAGCGGAATTGGCCGCGAAGGTCCTCGCTATGCGATCGAGGAGATGACAGAATTAAAGATGATCGTCTTTCAGATTCCGGAATAG